A part of Hippopotamus amphibius kiboko isolate mHipAmp2 chromosome 16, mHipAmp2.hap2, whole genome shotgun sequence genomic DNA contains:
- the LOC130838092 gene encoding galactoside-binding soluble lectin 13-like encodes MESLPIPYQKSVCLTVGSLVKIKGNFQPHFAKNPELVVDFCVSPVEGSDIAFHFQVYTNNKVEMNSFQDRTWREKVTASSAPFVIEQPFELRFLVQEKEYEVFVNNKSTYLFAHRMPAHSVKMLEVRGDIVLTSVDVC; translated from the exons ATGGAATCCTTG CCAATCCCCTACCAAAAGTCTGTTTGCCTGACCGTGGGTTCTTTGGTGAAGATCAAAGGAAATTTTCAGCCACATTTTGC AAAGAACCCAGAACTTGTGGTGGATTTCTGTGTGAGTCCTGTGGAAGGCAGTGACATCGCATTCCATTTCCAAGTCTACACGAACAACAAGGTGGAGATGAACAGCTTCCAGGACAGGACATGGAGGGAGAAAGTGACGGCTTCTTCCGCCCCTTTTGTGATAGAGCAGCCATTTGAGCTTCGATTTTTGGTGCAGGAGAAGGAATATGAG GTGTTTGTGAATAATAAGTCCACCTACCTCTTTGCCCACCGCATGCCAGCACACTCTGTGAAAATGCTGGAGGTGAGGGGAGATATTGTGCTGACTTCAGTGGATGTTTGTTGA